GGGGCCTTGCGCGGCTTCTTGTCATCCGCCGTCGGCGGCCTGGGCGCCGAGCCCCACGCGGCGGCCACGGGCTGCACCGCCTGCACGCCCTTCTCGTTCACCGCGCGATGGCACTCCACGCACCAGCCCATGGTCAGCTTCGTCGGCGGTATCGGCATCCCGGAGAGGTTGGCCAGATCATTGACCATGTTCTGCCCCGTCTTGGCATGCACCTGCTCCATGGCCTCGATGCGCCCATGGCAGGTCTGGCACTGGAGCCCCGCCGCGATGTGATTCTTGTGCGGGAACTGCGCGTGCTCGGGAATCTTGAAGATGCGCACCCAGGGGATGGGCTGCTGCTTTTCCCAGTACGCGTGAAGCTTCTGGACCTGCTCGTTGCCCTGGGCGGCCACGATCTTGTGGCACCCCATGCATCGCTCCACCGACGGCAGCCCGGCCGCGCTGCTTCGCCGGGCGCCCGTGTGACAGTACTGGCAGTCCAGCCGGTACGACCCGGCGTGGATGACGTGGCTGAACAGGATGGGCTGGACGGGGCCCTCGCGCTTCTCCGCCACCGGCAGCACCCGCTCCGGCTCGTACGGCGGACTGGCCAGGGTGCGCATATACGCGATGACCTCGTTGATCTGACGATCTCCCAGCTGCGGCTTGAAGGGCGGCATCAGCGCAGACAACCCGACCACCTGGGGCCCATCGGCAATGATCTTGTGCAGAAAGTGATCAGGCAGCGGGTTCATCACCAGCCCGAGCGTGAGGTTTTGCGGCTTGATCGGAAGGTTGGCGCCGCCCGGCCCATCGCCCTGGCCCGTGTCGCCATGGCAGGAGGCGCAGTACTGCGCGTAGGTCTGCTTGCCCCGCTCGAGGATGGCCTTGTCCATGTGAGCCGCGGGCCCACCGCCGGCGCGCTCGACCTTCTTTGAAGAGTCAGCGGAGCCCGCTTTGGGGTCGGAGGGCGCGGTGGCGGCCTGAACGCGATTGGCGGTGATCCTGGCGGCCAAGCTCGGGAACCCGGCCAGCAGCGCGATGAAAGCGACCGCAATGACGAGGCCGGCCGCGGCGGAAGGCCGCAAGAAACGATCCATTCGAGTTTCTCTCCTCCTTTAAACCCGGTACACGATACAGAAATTAGCCGCCGAGGTAAAGACGCTTCACTTCGGGGTCGGCCAGCAACGCGGCGCCGGCTCCCTCGAAGCGGTTCCTGCCGAGCTCGAGGACATAGCCGCGATCGGCCACGGCCAGCGCCTTGGCCGCATTCTGCTCCACCACCACGAGGGTATAGCCCGACTGCTTCATGGCCATGAGCCTCTCGAAGATCAGCGAGACGAATTTGGGAGAGAGCCCCAGCGACGGCTCATCGAGAAGGATGAGCTTGGGACGAGTCATCAGGGCGCGGGCGATGGCCACCATCTGCTGCTCGCCGCCCGACATGGTGCCGGCCTTCTGACGCTGCCGCTCGCTCAGGATGGGAAAGAGGCCGAAGACCTGCTCCTGGGCTTCGCGGAGGCGGCGCCCATCGCGCTCGATATAACCGCCCATCTCGAGGTTCTCCAGCACGGTCATCTGCGGAAAGACGATCCGCCCCTGCGGCACGTAGGCGAGGCCCCGCGGCAGGACCTGATCGGGACGCAGCCCGGTGATCTCCTGGCCGTCGAAGAGGACGCGGCCGGTCGTGACCTTCACGAAGCCGACCATGCTCTTGAGCGCCGTCGACTTGCCGGCGCCATTGGGCCCGATGACGCTGACCATCTCGCCCACGCGTACCTCGAGGGAGACATCGTGGAGAATGGGCATCTTGCCGTAGCCGGCCGTCAGCCCCTGAGCCTGCAGAAGGATGGGGTTCATGGCTCGCGCCGGCAGATGTAGAGGACATGGGGATACGGCAGGATGTCCACCATGAGATGGCGGCGAACGCCGAAGCCGATATCGCTCAGCAGCGCGGTGAGCTCGCCCGCCTCCCAGTAGTGGACGGGGGTAGCCGGGTCCATGATCTTGTCCAGGATCAGGGTGAACCACCGCTTGTAGGCGGGCGTGCGATCCACGTCTTTGATCACGAGCATCCCCTCGGGCGGGAGGACCTTGGCCACTTGCTCGAGGAGAGGCCGGACGGCCTCCACCGGGATATGGTGCACGATGTCGAGCATGTAGACGGCGTCGAACCCCTCCCCGCCACGAAAATCCATGACGTCGCCCACGTCGTAGCGGACATTGGCGAGGCCGAGCCGCCGCGCCGCCGCCTGCGCCATGGCGATTCGGCGCGGATTGCGGTCGAGCCCCTGAAGCCTGACCTCCGGCAGCACGCTGGCGTAGTAGAGCGAGAAGAGGCCGAATCCACAGCCGAGATCGAGCACGCGCCCACGCACGGGCAGATACTGGCCGATC
This sequence is a window from Candidatus Methylomirabilota bacterium. Protein-coding genes within it:
- a CDS encoding c-type cytochrome is translated as MDRFLRPSAAAGLVIAVAFIALLAGFPSLAARITANRVQAATAPSDPKAGSADSSKKVERAGGGPAAHMDKAILERGKQTYAQYCASCHGDTGQGDGPGGANLPIKPQNLTLGLVMNPLPDHFLHKIIADGPQVVGLSALMPPFKPQLGDRQINEVIAYMRTLASPPYEPERVLPVAEKREGPVQPILFSHVIHAGSYRLDCQYCHTGARRSSAAGLPSVERCMGCHKIVAAQGNEQVQKLHAYWEKQQPIPWVRIFKIPEHAQFPHKNHIAAGLQCQTCHGRIEAMEQVHAKTGQNMVNDLANLSGMPIPPTKLTMGWCVECHRAVNEKGVQAVQPVAAAWGSAPRPPTADDKKPRKAP
- a CDS encoding ABC transporter ATP-binding protein gives rise to the protein MNPILLQAQGLTAGYGKMPILHDVSLEVRVGEMVSVIGPNGAGKSTALKSMVGFVKVTTGRVLFDGQEITGLRPDQVLPRGLAYVPQGRIVFPQMTVLENLEMGGYIERDGRRLREAQEQVFGLFPILSERQRQKAGTMSGGEQQMVAIARALMTRPKLILLDEPSLGLSPKFVSLIFERLMAMKQSGYTLVVVEQNAAKALAVADRGYVLELGRNRFEGAGAALLADPEVKRLYLGG
- a CDS encoding class I SAM-dependent methyltransferase; the protein is MRSESVLRVIRAYDDWIVRGYCWGRFWILRQRFLDEIGQYLPVRGRVLDLGCGFGLFSLYYASVLPEVRLQGLDRNPRRIAMAQAAARRLGLANVRYDVGDVMDFRGGEGFDAVYMLDIVHHIPVEAVRPLLEQVAKVLPPEGMLVIKDVDRTPAYKRWFTLILDKIMDPATPVHYWEAGELTALLSDIGFGVRRHLMVDILPYPHVLYICRREP